From a single Phocoena sinus isolate mPhoSin1 chromosome 1, mPhoSin1.pri, whole genome shotgun sequence genomic region:
- the BATF3 gene encoding basic leucine zipper transcriptional factor ATF-like 3, protein MSQGLPAAGSVLQRSFTAPGNQAQPQSPEDDDRKVRRREKNRVAAQRSRKKQTQKADKLHEEYECLEQENTVLRREIGKLTEELKHLSELLKEHEKICPLLLCPVNFVPVPRLDPVAGCLPR, encoded by the exons ATGTCGCAAGGGCTCCCGGCCGCTGGCAGCGTCCTGCAGAGGAGCTTCACGGCTCCGGGGAACCAGGCGCAGCCGCAG AGCCCTGAGGATGATGACAGGAAGGTCcgaaggagggaaaaaaaccgaGTTGCTGCTCAGAGAAGCCGGAAGAAGCAGACCCAGAAGGCTGACAAACTCCATGAG GAGTATGAGTGCCTGGAGCAAGAAAACACAGTGCTGCGGAGAGAGATCGGGAAGCTGACGGAGGAGCTGAAGCACCTGAGCGAGTTGTTGAAGGAGCACGAGAAGATATGCCCGCTGCTGCTCTGCCCCGTGAACTTTGTACCGGTGCCGCGGCTGGACCCCGTGGCTGGCTGCCTGCCCCGGTGA